The Dictyoglomus sp. genome includes a region encoding these proteins:
- a CDS encoding chemotaxis response regulator protein-glutamate methylesterase produces the protein MSKDNLNKIIKVLIVDDSAFVRKTLTHILSKSPFIEVVGTARDGEEALELAEKLNPDVITLDLIMPNMDGISFLREQMKRKPIPVVIVSIASESGELAIEALNLGAVDIVQKPTALATEKIYEISEDLIGKVKNASKISLTKVEKLIEKPPEKLEVKKELIKTKVDIIVIGVSTGGPQALRYLIPKFPKEFPVPIAVVIHMPVGYTELFAQKLNEIAELEVVEAKDGELLERGKVYIAPAGKHMLFVRKEKVYIKLDLKPFDTLHKPSIDITFRSAGEVFGERVLGVIMTGMGNDGTLGAEFIKSKGGKIFTEAEETCIIYGMPRSVEEKGLSDKVVPLYKMAEEIINFVTGGYDENSFN, from the coding sequence ATGTCAAAAGATAATTTAAATAAAATTATAAAAGTTCTCATAGTGGATGATTCTGCTTTTGTAAGAAAAACTCTAACTCATATTTTATCTAAGAGTCCCTTTATTGAAGTGGTTGGAACTGCGAGGGATGGAGAGGAAGCCTTAGAGCTTGCAGAAAAGCTAAATCCCGATGTAATAACCTTAGATTTAATCATGCCCAATATGGATGGAATTTCCTTTTTAAGGGAACAGATGAAAAGAAAGCCTATTCCAGTGGTAATAGTAAGTATTGCCAGTGAGTCTGGAGAACTTGCTATAGAGGCTTTAAATTTAGGTGCTGTAGATATTGTTCAAAAGCCTACTGCTCTTGCAACGGAAAAAATCTATGAAATATCTGAAGATTTGATAGGGAAGGTAAAGAATGCAAGTAAAATTTCTCTAACTAAGGTTGAAAAATTAATAGAGAAGCCACCTGAAAAGTTAGAAGTAAAGAAAGAATTAATAAAAACAAAAGTAGATATAATAGTGATAGGGGTATCTACGGGAGGACCTCAAGCATTAAGATATTTAATTCCTAAATTTCCTAAAGAGTTTCCAGTGCCCATTGCAGTGGTTATACATATGCCAGTAGGATATACCGAGCTTTTTGCCCAAAAACTTAATGAAATAGCGGAACTTGAGGTAGTAGAAGCAAAAGATGGAGAGCTGTTGGAAAGGGGCAAAGTTTATATTGCTCCTGCAGGAAAACATATGCTTTTTGTAAGAAAAGAAAAGGTATATATAAAGCTTGATCTTAAGCCCTTTGATACCTTACACAAGCCGTCTATAGATATTACTTTTAGATCCGCAGGAGAAGTTTTTGGGGAAAGGGTTTTGGGAGTGATAATGACTGGAATGGGAAATGATGGAACCTTAGGTGCAGAATTTATAAAATCAAAGGGAGGAAAAATTTTTACAGAAGCTGAAGAAACGTGTATTATATATGGGATGCCTAGATCTGTAGAGGAAAAGGGACTTTCCGATAAGGTTGTTCCTCTATATAAAATGGCAGAGGAAATTATTAATTTTGTGACGGGGGGATATGATGAAAATTCTTTTAATTGA
- a CDS encoding response regulator produces MKILLIDDSSLARRLLRKILEKENHEIIEAGSGMEGLEKYYLEKPDVVFLDLTMEGLYGLDVLEKIKEIDPSAKVIVASADIQKQTKNLALEKGAFAFINKPFNEEEILDVLRKV; encoded by the coding sequence ATGAAAATTCTTTTAATTGATGATTCTTCTCTTGCAAGAAGATTATTAAGAAAAATATTAGAAAAAGAGAATCATGAAATAATAGAAGCAGGAAGTGGTATGGAAGGTTTAGAAAAATATTATCTGGAAAAACCCGATGTAGTATTTTTAGATCTTACCATGGAAGGATTATATGGACTTGATGTTTTAGAAAAAATAAAAGAGATAGATCCCTCTGCAAAGGTAATTGTAGCTTCTGCAGATATCCAGAAGCAGACAAAAAATCTTGCATTGGAAAAAGGTGCCTTTGCTTTTATAAATAAGCCCTTCAATGAGGAAGAAATTTTAGATGTCCTTAGAAAGGTTTAG
- a CDS encoding chemotaxis protein CheC produces the protein MLLTEKQRDALTELINIAFSRTANSLSELTGDRILLEPPKVDILPIENISKKLGEELNGEVATVHQIFTGPVAGDALLMLDYHGAVRLASIVAGEEEIEVDYLTPSLKEVIMELGNILLNACLGMFGNLLQLHITFSVPKIHLDELNAILDTLVISQEELKYALIAVTRFRIKDSSIKGYLVIILGVASLEKLLESLDKLG, from the coding sequence ATGCTATTAACAGAGAAACAAAGAGATGCTCTTACAGAGCTCATTAACATTGCCTTCTCAAGGACAGCAAATTCCCTTTCAGAATTAACAGGAGATAGAATTCTTCTTGAACCACCTAAAGTTGATATTCTTCCCATAGAAAATATAAGTAAAAAGTTAGGGGAAGAATTAAATGGAGAAGTGGCAACAGTACATCAAATATTTACTGGTCCTGTGGCTGGAGATGCCTTACTTATGTTAGATTATCATGGAGCAGTAAGACTTGCAAGTATCGTAGCAGGAGAAGAAGAAATAGAAGTAGATTATCTAACTCCATCCTTAAAAGAAGTAATAATGGAATTAGGAAATATTCTTCTTAATGCTTGTCTTGGTATGTTTGGAAACCTTCTTCAATTACATATAACCTTTTCAGTTCCCAAAATTCATTTAGATGAGCTAAATGCAATTTTAGATACCCTTGTTATATCCCAAGAGGAATTAAAATATGCCCTTATTGCAGTAACAAGATTTAGAATAAAAGATAGTTCCATAAAGGGCTATTTAGTGATTATTCTTGGAGTGGCATCCCTAGAGAAACTTTTAGAATCCTTAGATAAATTAGGTTAG